A DNA window from Massilia putida contains the following coding sequences:
- a CDS encoding MFS transporter, which yields MFNWYREITPRERKTFWGCFGGWALDALDVQMFSLAIPALIATFGLDKTDAGLISGVTLVSSALGGWIMGAVSDRIGRVRALQLTIIWFSLFTLLSAFAGSFTQLLVLKALQGFGFGGEWAAGAVLMAEVIRPAHRGKAMGSVQSAWAVGWGASVLLYSAVYVLLSPDMAWRVMFGIGILPALLVIYVRRHIAEPERVTAPAARPMPGAQNLFAIFRPDVLRLTLVGALVGVGAHGGYHALMTWLPTYLKTERHLSVLGTSGYLAIIIVAFWCGCIASAYLLDRLGRRPNLILFAACCVVTVLAYVFLDLSNTAMLFLGFPLGFFAAGIPASLGALFNELYPSEMRGAGVGFCYNFGRIVSAGFPVLVGHMSTKMSLGSAIGLDAGIAYALVVVAVLALPETRGRSLAQEVPGRPAKQPASAAARH from the coding sequence ATGTTCAACTGGTACCGCGAGATCACGCCGCGCGAACGCAAGACTTTCTGGGGCTGCTTCGGCGGCTGGGCGCTCGACGCGCTCGACGTGCAGATGTTCAGCCTGGCCATTCCGGCACTCATCGCCACCTTTGGCCTGGACAAGACGGATGCGGGCCTGATCAGTGGCGTGACGCTGGTGTCGTCCGCCCTGGGCGGATGGATCATGGGCGCCGTGTCGGACCGCATCGGCCGGGTGCGCGCGCTTCAGCTGACGATCATCTGGTTTTCGCTGTTCACGCTGCTGTCGGCCTTCGCGGGTAGTTTCACGCAGTTGCTGGTGCTGAAAGCGCTGCAGGGCTTCGGCTTCGGTGGCGAATGGGCCGCCGGCGCCGTGCTGATGGCCGAGGTGATCCGGCCGGCGCATCGCGGCAAGGCCATGGGCAGCGTGCAGAGCGCATGGGCGGTCGGCTGGGGCGCGTCGGTGCTGCTGTACTCCGCCGTGTATGTGCTGCTGTCGCCCGACATGGCATGGCGGGTGATGTTCGGCATCGGCATCCTGCCTGCCCTCCTCGTCATCTACGTGCGCCGCCACATCGCCGAGCCGGAGCGTGTGACGGCACCGGCAGCCCGGCCGATGCCCGGCGCGCAAAACCTGTTTGCCATTTTCAGGCCGGACGTCCTGCGTCTGACGCTGGTGGGCGCCCTGGTCGGCGTCGGCGCGCACGGCGGCTACCACGCGTTGATGACCTGGCTTCCGACCTACCTGAAGACGGAACGGCACCTGTCGGTGCTGGGCACCAGCGGCTACCTGGCGATCATCATCGTCGCCTTCTGGTGCGGCTGCATCGCCAGCGCCTACCTGCTGGACCGCCTGGGCCGCCGTCCCAACCTGATCCTCTTCGCCGCGTGCTGCGTCGTCACCGTATTGGCCTACGTCTTCCTTGACTTGAGCAATACCGCGATGTTGTTCCTCGGTTTTCCGCTCGGTTTTTTTGCCGCCGGCATCCCGGCCAGCCTGGGCGCCCTGTTCAACGAGCTGTATCCGAGCGAGATGCGCGGCGCCGGCGTGGGATTTTGCTACAACTTCGGCCGCATCGTCTCGGCCGGGTTCCCCGTACTGGTGGGCCATATGAGCACGAAGATGTCGCTCGGCAGTGCGATCGGGCTGGATGCCGGTATCGCTTATGCGCTGGTCGTCGTGGCCGTTCTGGCCTTGCCGGAAACCCGCGGCAGAAGCCTCGCGCAAGAGGTGCCGGGCCGACCGGCGAAGCAGCCCGCCTCGGCGGCCGCCCGGCACTGA
- a CDS encoding amidohydrolase family protein — protein MNRRQFQGGLAGAILPLLLTGCASSARPDERQPMAAIDTHAHIFQRGLRLANVRRYAPDYDAPLSAYLDMLDRHGIARGVLVQPSFLGTDNSYLLAGLRASPARLRGIAVVDADVPLAVLREMDAAGVVGIRLNLVGTATAPDFSSTAWRALLSRVAELGWQVEVHREAGRLAQILRPLLDAGVNVVVDHFGRPDPLLGVDDPGFRFLLETAASRRVWVKLSGAYRNGAHGRGRQVALDAIPLLRAAFGMDRLVWGSDWPHTQFEQHVDYGQTREALDAWLPDRGERRSVLVDTPEALFRFG, from the coding sequence ATGAACCGACGCCAATTCCAAGGCGGGCTGGCCGGCGCGATCCTGCCGCTGCTGTTGACCGGTTGCGCGAGCAGCGCCAGGCCTGACGAGAGACAGCCCATGGCAGCCATCGATACGCATGCCCACATCTTCCAGCGCGGCCTCAGGCTCGCCAACGTACGCCGCTACGCGCCCGACTACGATGCGCCGCTGTCCGCTTATCTCGACATGCTCGACAGGCATGGCATCGCACGTGGCGTGCTCGTGCAACCCAGCTTTCTGGGAACGGACAACAGCTACCTGTTGGCGGGCCTGCGCGCCAGTCCCGCCCGGCTGCGCGGCATCGCGGTCGTCGACGCCGACGTACCGCTCGCGGTACTGCGTGAGATGGATGCCGCCGGCGTCGTCGGCATCCGCCTGAACCTGGTCGGCACCGCAACCGCACCGGATTTCTCGAGCACGGCCTGGCGCGCGTTGCTGAGCCGCGTAGCGGAACTGGGGTGGCAGGTCGAAGTGCACCGGGAGGCCGGCCGGCTGGCGCAGATCCTGCGGCCGTTGCTGGACGCCGGCGTGAACGTGGTCGTCGACCACTTCGGTCGTCCCGATCCGCTGCTCGGCGTCGACGATCCGGGTTTTCGGTTTCTGCTGGAAACGGCCGCCAGCCGGCGCGTATGGGTCAAGCTCTCGGGCGCCTACCGCAACGGCGCCCATGGCCGCGGCCGGCAGGTCGCGCTCGACGCGATCCCGCTGCTGCGCGCCGCGTTCGGCATGGACCGGCTGGTCTGGGGCAGCGACTGGCCGCATACCCAGTTCGAACAGCATGTCGACTACGGCCAGACCCGCGAGGCGCTCGATGCCTGGCTTCCGGATCGGGGCGAGCGCCGCAGCGTGCTGGTCGATACGCCGGAGGCGCTGTTCCGGTTTGGATAA
- a CDS encoding curli assembly protein CsgF, which translates to MKPTPLSRRRRLPLALVVAFACGQVGASELVYYPVNPTFGGNPNNASGLLSAAQAQNGFKAPQASPLQTFNDNLQRAIFSRLSSDALTALFGKGSALAPGTYETVGFTIKVTDIGNGAVTIETTDKSSGASVSFTVSTGSYNVDTSGL; encoded by the coding sequence ATGAAGCCAACCCCGCTCTCCCGCCGCCGGCGCCTGCCGCTTGCCCTCGTCGTCGCCTTCGCCTGCGGCCAGGTCGGCGCTTCCGAACTGGTGTATTACCCGGTGAATCCGACCTTCGGGGGCAATCCGAACAATGCGAGCGGGCTGTTGAGCGCGGCCCAGGCCCAGAACGGTTTCAAGGCGCCGCAGGCGTCGCCGCTGCAGACCTTCAACGACAACCTCCAGCGGGCGATCTTCAGCCGCCTGTCGTCGGACGCGCTGACCGCGCTGTTCGGCAAGGGTTCCGCGCTGGCGCCGGGCACCTACGAAACGGTCGGCTTCACCATCAAGGTCACCGATATCGGCAACGGCGCCGTGACCATCGAGACGACGGACAAGAGCTCGGGGGCGAGCGTCTCGTTCACGGTCTCGACCGGTTCGTACAACGTCGATACGTCGGGACTGTGA
- a CDS encoding esterase-like activity of phytase family protein: MNKSKLSMALLLALCGLKPALAAPVLLAIGTLNGNGGDLSAATAGPLENGTSGNLLGGLGSGLAWAGGNTFVATPDRGPNATGWNAALDNTTSYLSRFQTLGLGLVKNNSGTGLGWSLTPTLTATTLMYSATPLAYAAGATPSLNGNGQYYFSGRSDNFDPAQPSTNPNNARLDPEGVRVSKDGKSIFVSDEYGPYVYQIDRATGRRIRSFALPANLAVTHLSAQGDIEISGNTVGRVANKGMEGLAITPDGKTLVGIMQAPLEQDAAKNLRIVTIDIASGTTHEYAYRLTTGSGVSEIVALNDHQFLVDERDGKGLGDGSKAAVKQFFKIDLNGAQDVTALSGDLSAKAVAKSLVLDVVAVLGANGIAPAQVPAKIEGLAFGADVVDNGVLMHTLYVANDNDFVPASAGDNKFYVFGISDADLSKVGATFTAQQIQADVPEPSSIALVVAGLGMLAVGVRRRT; the protein is encoded by the coding sequence ATGAACAAATCCAAGCTTTCGATGGCCCTTCTGCTGGCGCTGTGCGGGTTGAAGCCCGCGCTGGCGGCGCCCGTGTTGCTGGCGATCGGCACGTTGAACGGCAACGGCGGCGACCTGTCTGCCGCGACGGCGGGACCGCTCGAGAACGGCACGTCCGGCAACCTGCTGGGCGGCCTCGGTTCCGGCCTGGCCTGGGCCGGCGGCAATACGTTCGTCGCGACGCCCGACCGGGGCCCGAACGCGACGGGCTGGAATGCGGCACTCGATAACACGACGTCGTACCTCTCCCGCTTTCAGACGCTCGGCCTGGGTCTCGTGAAGAACAACAGCGGCACCGGCCTCGGCTGGTCGCTCACGCCGACACTGACCGCCACGACGCTCATGTACAGCGCGACGCCGCTCGCCTATGCCGCCGGCGCGACGCCTTCCCTCAACGGCAACGGCCAGTATTACTTTTCCGGGCGCTCGGACAACTTCGATCCGGCACAGCCCTCGACCAACCCGAACAACGCACGGCTCGACCCGGAGGGCGTCCGCGTGTCGAAGGACGGCAAGTCGATCTTCGTGTCCGACGAATACGGTCCCTATGTCTATCAGATCGACCGTGCCACCGGTCGGCGCATCCGCTCGTTCGCGTTGCCGGCCAACCTGGCGGTCACCCACCTGAGCGCGCAGGGCGACATCGAAATCAGCGGCAACACGGTCGGCCGCGTGGCCAACAAGGGCATGGAAGGGCTGGCGATCACGCCGGACGGCAAGACCCTGGTCGGCATCATGCAGGCACCGCTGGAGCAGGACGCCGCCAAGAACCTGCGCATCGTGACGATCGACATCGCCAGCGGCACCACCCACGAATACGCGTACAGGCTGACCACCGGTTCCGGCGTCAGCGAGATCGTGGCCTTGAACGACCATCAGTTCCTCGTCGACGAGCGTGACGGCAAGGGCCTGGGCGACGGCTCCAAGGCGGCGGTCAAGCAATTCTTTAAGATCGACCTCAATGGCGCGCAGGACGTCACGGCGCTCAGCGGCGACCTGTCGGCAAAGGCCGTGGCGAAAAGCCTCGTTCTCGATGTGGTGGCAGTGCTTGGCGCCAACGGCATCGCGCCCGCGCAGGTGCCGGCCAAGATCGAAGGCCTGGCGTTCGGCGCGGACGTCGTCGACAACGGCGTCCTGATGCACACGCTGTACGTCGCGAACGACAACGACTTCGTTCCCGCCAGCGCGGGCGACAACAAGTTCTACGTGTTCGGCATCAGCGATGCGGACTTGAGCAAGGTCGGCGCGACCTTCACGGCCCAGCAGATTCAGGCGGACGTGCCGGAACCGTCGTCGATCGCGCTGGTGGTGGCGGGCCTGGGCATGCTGGCGGTGGGCGTACGGCGGCGGACCTGA
- a CDS encoding GGDEF domain-containing protein, translating into MLLWEIWLHPGHVGIVIMQELLLHILRNKELTALFQPIVHLQNGAILGYEGLIRGPAGTPLHAPLALLEAARMFDLSNEVEGLCRKVVVDTFVKLDLPGRLFLNVSPRSLVGADVQPETALDYIRSCGLSPNRIVIELTEGDPIVDYERLRDVVGHYGRMGFQVAIDDLGTGFSSLRLWSELRPAFVKVDMHFVQDIDRDKGKFQFLRSIQDIAHSLGTTVIAEGIETPSELLLIRDLGISCGQGYHIGRPVAVPDGVVPPAIVTSLTFDGVTVFPQERPVVQGTATALRLLRIVTPASPGMTNSDIFDVFARDPALEVIPVVDNHVPVGLITRRNLVDRFATQYIRELHGRKSCTMFMDPKPFSVDQNTTLQNLSKSVVEAERHHLFNGFIITDNGRYLGMGTGHDLVREITALQISAARYANPLTGLPGNVPINEHIDRLIASGTRFAACYIDLDHFKPFNDCYGYRKGDDVIQLTGHVLEAHADPARDFVGHIGGDDFLVLFQSDDWTARCHAILAAFAAGIVNHFDAADVQRGGYLCEDRQGNRVMHPLVTLSLGIVKAEPGHFRSHLQIATAASEAKKQAKRIPGNSLFVDRRMGPCAGPATPGD; encoded by the coding sequence ATGTTACTTTGGGAAATTTGGCTCCATCCGGGCCATGTCGGCATCGTCATCATGCAAGAGCTTCTGCTCCATATCCTTAGGAACAAAGAATTAACGGCGCTGTTCCAGCCGATCGTCCATTTGCAAAATGGCGCGATCCTGGGATACGAGGGCTTGATCCGCGGCCCCGCCGGCACGCCTCTGCACGCGCCGCTCGCATTGCTCGAGGCAGCGCGGATGTTTGATCTGAGCAACGAGGTCGAAGGCCTGTGCCGGAAAGTCGTCGTCGACACGTTCGTCAAACTCGATCTGCCGGGCCGCCTGTTCCTGAACGTCAGCCCGCGCAGCCTGGTCGGCGCCGACGTGCAGCCGGAGACGGCGCTCGATTACATCCGGTCGTGCGGACTGAGTCCGAACCGTATCGTCATCGAACTCACGGAGGGCGACCCGATCGTCGACTACGAGCGCCTGCGCGACGTCGTCGGGCACTACGGGCGGATGGGGTTCCAGGTCGCGATCGACGATCTCGGCACGGGATTTTCGAGCCTGCGCCTGTGGTCGGAATTGCGCCCCGCCTTCGTCAAGGTGGACATGCACTTCGTGCAGGACATCGATCGCGACAAGGGAAAATTCCAGTTCCTGCGCTCGATCCAGGACATCGCGCATTCGCTCGGCACGACCGTCATCGCGGAAGGGATCGAGACCCCGTCGGAACTTCTGCTCATCCGCGATCTCGGCATCTCCTGCGGCCAGGGCTACCACATCGGGCGGCCCGTCGCCGTGCCGGATGGCGTCGTACCGCCGGCCATCGTCACGTCGCTGACGTTCGACGGGGTCACCGTGTTTCCCCAGGAGCGGCCCGTCGTCCAGGGCACGGCGACGGCGCTGCGGCTGCTGCGCATCGTCACCCCGGCGTCGCCCGGCATGACGAACAGCGACATTTTCGACGTCTTCGCCCGCGATCCCGCGCTGGAAGTCATTCCCGTCGTCGACAACCATGTGCCGGTCGGCCTGATCACGCGGAGGAACCTGGTCGACCGCTTCGCGACGCAATACATCCGCGAACTGCATGGACGAAAGTCATGCACGATGTTCATGGATCCGAAACCATTTTCGGTGGACCAGAACACCACCCTGCAAAACCTGAGCAAGTCCGTCGTCGAAGCGGAGCGGCACCACCTGTTCAATGGCTTCATCATCACCGACAACGGCCGCTACCTCGGCATGGGCACCGGACACGACCTGGTGCGCGAGATCACCGCCTTGCAGATCAGCGCGGCGCGCTATGCCAATCCGCTCACGGGCTTGCCCGGCAATGTCCCCATCAACGAACACATCGACCGGCTGATCGCGAGCGGCACCCGTTTCGCCGCATGCTACATCGACCTGGACCACTTCAAGCCCTTCAACGATTGCTACGGTTACCGCAAGGGCGACGACGTGATCCAGCTGACCGGACACGTGCTCGAGGCGCACGCCGATCCCGCGCGCGACTTCGTGGGACACATCGGCGGCGACGATTTTCTCGTGCTGTTCCAGAGCGACGACTGGACGGCACGCTGCCATGCCATCCTCGCCGCGTTCGCGGCCGGCATCGTCAACCATTTCGATGCGGCCGACGTGCAGCGCGGCGGTTACCTGTGCGAAGACCGCCAGGGCAACCGGGTGATGCACCCGCTGGTGACGCTGTCGCTGGGCATCGTGAAGGCCGAGCCCGGCCACTTCCGCTCCCACCTGCAGATTGCCACGGCCGCGAGCGAGGCCAAGAAGCAGGCAAAACGGATTCCCGGCAACAGCCTGTTCGTCGATCGACGGATGGGGCCGTGTGCGGGACCGGCGACGCCGGGCGACTGA
- a CDS encoding DUF4214 domain-containing protein yields MATVNIKLSQDTIDQQNQAELHVPMLHDAADMLADALAMVDDELGTQALASWALTGTTLKMTFADGATATYTGFAFGDPNAATGSAVATGLQFYKKGMLALNATGTLHYDYTFVSVDGTSARNLTLAVAEQGSAVGDLRIATEFKAGDAAYVGAFGNVSIKATGTLTWLPFGALSGTARNVTIGTEKYVVSASLDGAVDLALNVPSYFHGETENRVGGTVAAYKEDYADGSHFYVSAGVAGIAADALDDGWSTPASLSGADDINVDLPATLYEPFIVAAGAGDDTISINGGGGDLHVVAGAGNDTVTILGDEHAIDGGAGIDTVRLPGVRAAYVVQKAAAPEGLPIPATGTVYTVTARNGEVQTLIDVERIVFADKTVALDVDGNGGAAYRLYQAAFNRTPDTAGLGFWINAIDRGMQIRDVAQGFVGSAEFKTIYGSNPSNLDFVTHLYQNILHRAPEAGGLAFWTGVLDNKTASMADVLAGLSDSAENKAGLVGVIGNGFVYDPYGAS; encoded by the coding sequence ATGGCTACGGTAAACATCAAGCTTTCGCAGGACACGATCGACCAGCAGAACCAGGCCGAACTCCATGTGCCGATGCTGCACGATGCCGCGGACATGCTGGCGGACGCGCTGGCCATGGTCGACGACGAGCTCGGCACGCAGGCGTTGGCGTCCTGGGCGCTGACCGGCACCACGCTCAAGATGACGTTCGCGGACGGCGCGACGGCCACGTACACCGGCTTCGCGTTCGGCGATCCGAACGCCGCCACGGGCAGCGCCGTCGCGACGGGGCTCCAGTTCTACAAGAAGGGCATGCTGGCACTGAACGCCACGGGCACGCTGCACTACGATTACACCTTCGTTTCCGTCGATGGCACGTCGGCCCGCAACCTGACGCTGGCGGTTGCCGAACAAGGCTCGGCGGTCGGCGATCTGCGCATCGCCACCGAATTCAAGGCGGGCGATGCCGCGTATGTCGGCGCGTTCGGCAACGTGAGCATCAAAGCGACCGGGACGTTGACGTGGCTGCCTTTCGGTGCCCTGTCCGGGACGGCGCGCAATGTCACCATCGGTACCGAAAAATACGTGGTGTCCGCGTCGCTCGACGGTGCCGTCGACCTGGCCTTGAACGTACCGTCCTATTTTCACGGCGAGACCGAAAACCGCGTCGGAGGCACCGTCGCCGCCTACAAGGAAGACTATGCGGACGGCAGTCATTTTTACGTATCGGCAGGCGTGGCGGGCATCGCCGCCGACGCCCTGGACGACGGCTGGTCGACGCCGGCATCTCTGAGCGGGGCCGACGATATCAACGTCGACCTCCCCGCTACGCTGTACGAACCGTTCATCGTTGCCGCGGGCGCCGGCGACGACACGATTTCGATCAACGGCGGCGGCGGTGACCTCCATGTCGTCGCGGGTGCCGGCAACGATACCGTCACGATCCTCGGCGACGAACACGCCATCGACGGCGGCGCCGGCATCGACACCGTGCGCCTGCCTGGGGTGCGCGCCGCGTATGTCGTGCAGAAGGCCGCCGCGCCCGAGGGATTGCCGATTCCGGCCACGGGAACCGTGTACACGGTGACGGCCCGGAACGGCGAGGTCCAGACGTTGATCGACGTCGAGCGCATCGTGTTCGCGGACAAGACGGTCGCCCTCGATGTCGACGGCAACGGCGGCGCCGCCTACCGCCTCTACCAGGCCGCGTTCAACCGCACGCCCGACACGGCCGGACTGGGTTTCTGGATCAACGCGATCGACCGCGGCATGCAGATCCGCGATGTGGCGCAAGGCTTCGTCGGCTCGGCGGAGTTCAAGACGATCTACGGCAGCAATCCTTCCAATCTGGATTTCGTCACCCACCTCTACCAGAACATCCTGCACCGCGCGCCGGAAGCCGGCGGCCTGGCGTTCTGGACCGGCGTCCTAGACAACAAAACCGCGAGCATGGCGGATGTGCTGGCCGGATTGAGCGACAGCGCCGAAAACAAGGCCGGACTCGTCGGCGTCATCGGGAATGGATTCGTCTACGACCCGTACGGCGCAAGCTGA
- a CDS encoding CsgG/HfaB family protein, with product MGCRSIFSRLAWLAAAALLSACSTVPPSNVKSNAQVTPTTRITNDLTHLPPPKRRLAVAVYGFRDQTGQYKPSPDSSYSTSVTQGAAAMLIKALKDSGWFVPVEREGLQNLLTERKIVRAIESPTDKGKPLVNLPNLIPASLIVEGGVIAYESNVRTGGKGANYLGIGSSTQYRVDQVTVSLRGVDIRNGQVLDTVSVTKTIYSTQFSASVYKFVSYQHLLQAETGYTSNEPAQLAVREAIEAAVLHFTVLGMRDRFLELNDPQDFYSPLVQRYVKESMNALGTEVAADEPVLLRAPVGGTPGPTGATTGGAGSPSEPGTAIASRQADPVQPAEAFTQANATRAEAAKAAFFGGKPEAAVDAARPPAADSAPAVADAEVRAAAATQPASAAAPARAAESKAPARAAGTAKPAPASDDIFKQYWKTQGTPR from the coding sequence ATGGGTTGCCGGTCGATTTTTTCAAGACTGGCCTGGCTGGCCGCCGCGGCGCTGCTGTCGGCCTGCTCGACGGTCCCGCCTTCGAACGTCAAGTCCAACGCCCAGGTCACGCCGACGACGCGCATCACGAACGACCTGACGCATCTGCCGCCACCGAAACGGCGGCTGGCCGTGGCCGTGTACGGCTTCCGCGACCAGACCGGCCAGTACAAGCCGTCGCCCGACAGTTCGTATTCGACCTCGGTCACGCAGGGCGCGGCCGCGATGCTGATCAAGGCGCTCAAGGATTCCGGCTGGTTCGTGCCGGTCGAGCGCGAGGGCTTGCAGAACCTGCTCACGGAACGCAAGATCGTCCGCGCCATCGAGTCGCCGACCGACAAGGGCAAACCGCTCGTCAACCTGCCCAACCTGATTCCGGCCAGCCTGATCGTGGAAGGCGGCGTCATCGCCTACGAGTCCAACGTGCGCACCGGCGGCAAGGGCGCCAACTACCTCGGCATCGGTTCGAGCACGCAGTACCGCGTCGACCAGGTCACCGTCAGCCTGCGCGGCGTGGACATCCGCAATGGCCAGGTGCTCGACACGGTATCGGTCACGAAGACGATTTATTCGACCCAGTTTTCCGCCAGCGTGTACAAATTCGTCTCCTACCAGCATCTGCTGCAGGCGGAGACGGGCTATACCAGCAACGAGCCCGCGCAGCTCGCGGTGCGCGAGGCGATCGAAGCGGCCGTGCTCCATTTCACGGTGCTGGGCATGCGCGACCGCTTCCTGGAACTGAACGATCCGCAGGACTTTTATTCGCCGCTCGTCCAGCGCTACGTGAAGGAGAGCATGAACGCGCTGGGCACGGAGGTCGCGGCCGACGAACCGGTGCTGCTGCGCGCGCCGGTCGGCGGGACGCCGGGACCGACCGGCGCCACCACGGGCGGGGCGGGCTCGCCCTCCGAGCCCGGCACGGCAATCGCTTCGCGGCAGGCCGACCCCGTGCAGCCGGCAGAGGCGTTCACGCAAGCGAACGCCACGCGCGCCGAAGCGGCCAAGGCGGCGTTCTTCGGCGGTAAGCCGGAGGCGGCCGTGGACGCGGCGCGGCCGCCCGCCGCGGACAGCGCGCCGGCCGTCGCGGATGCCGAGGTGAGGGCGGCCGCGGCAACGCAGCCGGCATCCGCGGCCGCGCCGGCGCGCGCCGCAGAGAGCAAGGCGCCGGCCCGTGCGGCCGGCACCGCCAAGCCCGCGCCGGCGTCGGATGACATCTTCAAACAATACTGGAAGACGCAGGGAACGCCGCGCTAG